A single Mercenaria mercenaria strain notata chromosome 9, MADL_Memer_1, whole genome shotgun sequence DNA region contains:
- the LOC123547816 gene encoding uncharacterized protein LOC123547816 has protein sequence MFTNVVTSSFIVAVFIHICISEPHCSKFHYEEKLLEKMIRLEISVEAMKKEIEESRNQVTTTLGNLQTERSTWEKTLLTMKDTSVTALDTAIQETKTQVQDELKVLAAEKDRWNKELKESVKIPEVVIFSARYPKHNTPTSGQTMIFTEIVLNKGDAYNKENGVFTAPYTGVYTFTVQFCVYNGRRVDFAFMANDKPFQISRIQKHSTSSFSCYSFDAMTIVNKNENVKIKIISISGSGTILVENARYHWNTFSGRFVQAI, from the exons atgtttacGAATGTTGTCACTTCAAGCTTCATTGTTGCGGTATTTATTCACATTTGCATTTCAGAACCGCACTGTTCTAAATTTCATTACGAAGAGAAGcttttagaaaaaatgataagaCTTGAAATTTCTGTGGAAGCAATGAAAAAGGAAATTGAAGAGTCTCGGAACCAAGTAACGACAACTCTTGGTAATCTACAAACAGAAAGAAGCACATGGGAGAAGACACTACTGACCATGAAAGACACAAGCGTTACAGCATTAGACACTGCCATTCAAGAGACAAAAACACAAGTTCAAGACGAACTGAAGGTACTAGCAGCAGAGAAAGACAGATGGAATAAAGAACTAAAGG AGAGCGTGAAAATACCAGAAGTCGTTATATTCTCTGCTAGATATCCAAAACATAACACACCGACAAGCggacaaacaatgattttcacAGAGATCGTCTTAAATAAAGGCGACGCTTACAACAAAGAGAATGGTGTATTTACCGCTCCTTATACTGGCGTTTATACCTTTACTGTACAATTCTGTGTGTATAATGGAAGGCGTGTTGATTTTGCCTTCATGGCTAATGACAAGCCATTTCAAATATCACGGATCCAAAAACACAGTACTAGTAGTTTTTCCTGCTACAGCTTTGATGCCATGACCATTGTTAATAAGAATGAGAATGTGAAAATTAAGATTATATCTATCTCTGGTTCGGGAACCATATTGGTTGAGAACGCTAGGTATCACTGGAACACATTCTCTGGTCGTTTTGTTCAAGCGATTTAG
- the LOC123546036 gene encoding uncharacterized protein LOC123546036 produces the protein MIRLEISVEAMKKEIEESRNQVTTTLGNLQTERSTWKETLLTMKDASITALDTAIQEAKTQVQEELNVLAAEKERWNKDLTERVRMPEVVLFSARRPKHYTPASGQTMIFTEIILNKGDACNKENGVFTAPYTGVYTFTVQFCVNPGKHVDFAFMTNDKPFKKTRINRSSSSSFSCSSFDAMTIVNMNENVKIKIIASSSSGNTFFESNSNYWNTFSGHFIQAI, from the exons atgataagaCTTGAAATTTCTGTGGAAGCTATGAAAAAGGAAATTGAAGAGTCTCGGAACCAAGTAACGACAACTCTTGGTAATCTGCAGACAGAAAGAAGCACATGGAAGGAAACATTGCTGACCATGAAAGACGCAAGCATTACAGCATTAGACACTGCTATTCAAGAGGCAAAAACACAAGTTCAAGAGGAACTAAACGTACTAGCGGCTGAGAAAGAAAGATGGAATAAAGACCTAACGG AGCGCGTGAGAATGCCAGAGGTCGTTTTATTCTCTGCAAGACGTCCCAAACATTACACACCGGCAAGCggacaaacaatgattttcacAGAGATCATCTTAAATAAAGGCGACGCTTGCAACAAAGAGAATGGTGTATTTACCGCTCCTTATACTGGCGTTTATACCTTTACTGTACAATTCTGTGTGAATCCTGGAAAGCATGTTGATTTTGCCTTCATGACCAATGACAAACCTTTTAAGAAAACACGGATAAATAGATCCAGTAGTAGTAGTTTTTCCTGCTCCAGCTTTGATGCCATGACCATTGTTAATATGAATGAGAATGTGAAAATCAAGATTATAGCTAGCTCTAGTTCAGGAAACACATTCTTTGAGAGCAATAGTAATTACTGGAACACATTCTCTGGTCATTTTATTCAAGCGATTTAG